GAATTTACCTTTACAGGCTCACGCAGGGAAGTTTCACAGAAACAAAGAAGCTCATTCTTATGAAATAAAAGAAAATGTTTTAAGAAAAGAAAAAGGCTTTGAGCTTGCAGGCTCAAAGCCTTTTTTCATTTTACGGCTGTAATAATGAGGTCTTTTGAAGTAAACTTCTCAAACTTCTGAAGCCCGAGGCTTCCGTAAAATTTAATTTTCCTGAAACCCGCCTCTTTCAGGAGTTTCTGAAAGACTTCTTTTGTATGAGGATAAAGAGAGGTTGTGTAGAGACTTCTTTCAGAAGGTTTGTCCTTCTTAAACTTAAGTATATTGAAGTTCAGGCGTTCTGGCAAAAAGTCGTAGAAGCGTACGTAAACCTCGTCGTTCATTTCCGTGATATTTATAATGCGGTTATTTTCTTTAAGAATCTGGCTGTAGTTTAAGACCTGCAGTACGGCTGTCCCTTTTTCATTGAGGATCAGTCTTATTTTCCCGAGAGCTTCCGGGAGCTTTTCAGGAGAAAGGTTTGCCAGAGTATTGCCTAAAGAAAATGCAACGTCGAACCTGTTATAAAATTTCTTATTAATTTTATCAATACTGCTTTTGACAAACTGAACGTCCAGGCCGAAATCCGAGGCATTACTCCGGGCCTTGTCAAGCATGCCTTCGGACTGGTCAAAGGCCGTTACACCAAGGCCGCTTAAGGCAATAGAGACCGAGTCGAGCCCGCTTCCAGATCCAAGGTCTGCCGCAGTGTGCATGGAGTCATTTATGAATTTGCTTAAGACACTTTTTCTTCTTTCTAGGGCGGTCTTAAAGCTGATCATGCCGTCATAGAAAGAAGAGATATTATCGAAGAAGGTTTCATTTTTCTGCCGAGTCATCTGACCGCCTTTATTTTTCCGTTTAATTCGTTTAGTTCATCTTCAGAAAACACCTCTTGAATTCTTGGAAAAAGCTCCCGCTCTTCCTTTCTAATGTGGCCTTCAAGAAAGCGGCCCAGCGTGTCAAGCTTTTCCTCCAGTCCTGTTTCATCCTGAAGCAGGCTTTCAACCAAATGCCTGATCTTCTTATGCTCTTCCATTATTTCCTTAAAGAGGCCGTCAAGGATCGTGTCTTTCCCCTTTACAAAGGGGTAGAGGACTTTTTCTTCGGCTGCAAAATGAACAACGAGGTCGCTTTCGTAGAATTCGAGTGCGCGCCTGGCTTTTTCCTGCGGGCTTTCAGGAACGCTTTCAAGGCGGGGCGCATCTTTCTTCAGCATCTGCGCTAGCTTTAATGCGTGATGATGGTCGTGCGAAAGCGGAACTAAGGATTTACTTCTTGGCATAACGTTAAAATATTATTTATTTGAGAATAAAAGAGTCAGTTAATTGCTTTTAACCTGCTTACAATATCCTGCACGTCCTTATTTAATCCCTCGTGCTGAAGGACCACCTCGCCTTCCTTGTTAAGCACGCTAATGAGGTTACTGTGCACGTAATCACCGTTATCATTCTTCTTATACTTAAAGCCGAGCAAGGCAGCAAGGCTTCTTACATCATTTTTATTTCCGGTCAGAAGTTCCCAGCGCGAAAGGTCTAGGTTCTGCTTTCTGCTGTAATCAAATAATGCTTTTGGAGAATCACGCTCTGGATCTATTGAGACGAGGACAAACTTTACATTTGTCTTTTCATTCTCAGGCATTTGGGCTTCAACCTTTCTCATATCGTTAACAATTAAAGGGCAGGCATACGTGCAGCTTGCAAATATCATTGCCAGGACGACATTGTGCCCCTTAAGATCTCCCAGTAAAATTTTATTATTTAACTCATTACTCCACGATGAGCCGAGCTGATAGACCGAGTTATCTGTGAACTCCCCTACCGCTTCCTCTTCCTTATCTTCAGAGCAGCAGGACTTTTTTTCTCCGGATTTCTTTACGGCAGAATTTATTTTAGAAGAATCCACGGCTGAAGTAACTTTCTCATAACTGGCCAGCTGCCTGGAATTATTTAACGTAAAATAACCTGTCAGCGCAATAATAAGCAAAGCCGCAGGCAAAATAATTATCAGCGTCTTTTTCATTTCTTTCTCCAAAATTTACTTAGCATCTTTAACACAGCGGAACCCCAGGTCGTAGAGCGTGTAACTGGCCTTAAGCCCGTTGCGGAAAGCGAACCTCAGGAAGGCCGCGTAATTTGCAGGGTCACTGCTGTTTACAACGCCGCTCCCGCAGAACAGATTTGATTCATCGCCATCTCCTCCAAGGCCTCCGGCAAGAATGCCGTTAAAGTCGTCAACCCATTCAAAGACAAGTCCGTGCATGTCATAGACACCGTAGCGGTCAGGCCTTCCAAGTCCCACATCCGAAGGGCGTTCAGGCTTTGGAGTAAGATACCATTCAAGAATTTTCTGATTTAATTTCTTTTCATTGCCGGGCTTCTGTCCCGAGAGTGCGACAAATTCCCATTCTGCAATTGAGGGGAGGCGTTTTCCTTTCCACTCAGCATAAGCCTTTGCAGCAAACCATGAGACATTTGTAACCGGGCTATTGGGATCTGCATCAGGCCCAATTTCAAGATCGCTCTTCCAGTGCCGCAGGTAAGTCGGGCCGGCAAAAATCCTCTTTACCTTTGAGCGCTGCCATTTAGGATTTGCCTTAACAAACTTCAGGAACTCCCCGTTTGTAACAGGGGTGCGGTCCATGTAAAAAGGTTTTACGCGGACCGGAACTAAAGACTTGCTGTCTTTCCAGAAAGGAGTGTACCTGCCTCCCTTGATGAGGACCATAGAAGTCTTTTGCGGCGAAGGCGTTTCTTTTGCAGTCAGCATATTTGCCGCAATGAGCAGAACTGATACTGCGGCAAACATCCTTGCACCGGAAAATATTTTATTCTTAAACATCGAATACGCCAGCATTTTATTATCCCTACTTTCCTCTGACTTTCTTTACCTCATCTACAGTAACCACGTCGCCCTTGTTGCCAAAGCTGTTGCGGACGTAAGTCAGTACGGCCGCAATCTGCTGATCACTCAGGCTTAGCTGAGGCATTGTATTATTATACTGTTTTCCATTTACGGTTACAGGACCTGTAAGGCCGTGCATAGCAACGCGTATGCTCCTTTGCTTATCGGCCATAAGAAAGTCGCTTTTTGCCAGGGGCGGAAATACGTTCGGAATTCCATGTCCGTTTGCCTGGTGGCAGGAGACGCAGTTTTGTGTAAATACCTGCTGCCCCATTGCCATTAGGCTTTTCATGTCTTCAGGAGCCGCCTGAGACTGATTAGCTGCTGAAGGCTGGTTTCCTGAAACAGGCACATTGCCTGAAGGAGTTGTTCCAGCAGGAGCCTGCTGAAGGCTGCCTTCTTCTTTTGCAGTCGAGCCGAGATAAATTTCATCTGACTGTTTGCCGGAGTAGATTGTTTTATTCTCCGCTCCCGAGACAACCATTTTGCCAACGCAGCCCTTGCTCTGCGCCCTGAAGTAGGAATGATCAACAAGCGTGTAGGTCCCGGGCACATCAACCTTGAACTGCAGAATTGAAGTCCCGCCTGCAGGTATAAGCGTTGTGCCCACGTTTTTCTGTGTCACAAGAGACCCGCCCTGAAAATGGACCTCATCAAAAATTTCACCTATGAGGTGGAATGAGGAGATCAGGTTTGGACCCCCGTCGCCCATAAAAAGGCGCACTGTCTGCCCCGCGTCAGCCCTAAGGGACTTATCTCCTATAAGAGATCCGACTTCTCCGTTAAAGACAACATAAGAAGGATTTTCATCCACAGCTTTCTGCATGTCGAACATCTGAAGGCCGGGGTCACCGAAATTTCCCTGTGTATAAAACTCGCTCTGCATTACATAGTACTCGCGATCGACCTTCGGCAGGCCTTCTTTTGGCTCTACGAGAATGAGGCCGTACATACCGTTTGCAATATGGAGACCAACGGGAGGTGTTGCGCAGTGATAAACGTAAAGGCCCGGATTAATGGCCTTAAAAGAAAAGACCGATGTGTGGCCGGGAGCCGTATTTGAAGATTCAGCACCTCCTCCGGGGCCTGTAACGGCATGAAGGTCGATATTATGGAGCATCGTCGAACTCGGGTGATTGTGGAGGTGAAACTCAACAAGGTCACCTTCTCTTACTCTAATAAACTTGCCCGGCACTTTTCCGCCGAAGGTCCATTTGTTATACGTTACCCCGTCGGCAAGGCGGGAGACTACTTCCTTAACTTCAAGATTAACGATGACCTTTGTTGGGTAATTCCTCGTAATCTGCGGGGGAACATAAGGAGCATCGGTTAGGATTGCATTTTCCTCTCCCTGTATCTCCTCAGATCCTCCTCCGCCGCAGCCGGCAGAAAACAGTGTTAAAGCAAAAGTAACAACACCAATAAAAATTCCTGATTTATTTACAAATGACCTCATCGCTATTTTTCCTCCATCATTTTTGCTTCCAGTTCTTAAAAATCTGTGTTAAGGTTTTTTGCGGGAGGATGTCTTTAGCCATCAGATAAAAGCAGTCATTTTCTTTCTGAATATGATTTGAGAAAAGATGCGCAAACTCCCTGGCTTTAGTCTTTAACTCCAGCGCAAGGCCTCCGTAAGCCGGGTTTTCATTTACTCCCGGCATAAGCTGTTTAAGCAATTCCAGAGACTGCGTTATCTGCCTGTGTTCATCTTTAAAGGACTGAAGACTGAAGTCAGAGACGTAGCTTTTCAGTCCGGGATAAATTTTTCTTTCCTCATTTTCACAATGATTATGAAAGTCAGCGGCAATGTAATCTACAGAACCGCGTATGACATTCATATCCTCATTGCTAAAGCCCTGCTTATAGATTCTGCTGGCTGCATCAATCAGGAAGGTCATCTGCACTAGTGCCCGTTCATGCTCTTTCATCAGGTTTGTCAAAGTTCCTGTCATTTTCCCTGTCCCTGGTTATAGTTGTGGCCTGCCTCTTCATTAAATCTGTGCGTTTCATCTACTCCTGTTGGGTGCCCGTAGGTATTCATATTCTGGTAAAGCATGAGGTACTCCTCTTTTGAGATATTATTCTGCCAGTGCCCGGTTAAGATTCCCACAGCTGTAACTATCATAAAGACGGCAACAATTGCTGCTGCTATATACTTCTTCCGGACCGTGCGCTTTGTAATAAGGGATTTCACTTCCAGAGTATCTGCTACAGGGCATGCATCAACGCAGCTAAGGCAGCTTGAGCATTCATCGGATATTACCGTTATAACTTTATCTACTTTAATTCCGGACGGGCATACCCTGGCGCACTTGCCGCAGTCGATACAGCTAACGGGGTTTCTTTTTATCTTGTGAGGGCTTAAGAACGACAGGAGACCTAAAAGCGCACCGTAAGGACACAAGTAGCGGCACCAGAAATTCCTTATGAATACAGAAAGCACGAGGAGTGATCCGATAACTATTAAAGAGAATCGTGATATGTCTGCAAAGAAGTAGTACATCTTGATATCCGCCACTATATTATATGGGCTGTCGAGGAAAGCCTTAATGGCAATTTCGCTCATGATAAAGAATATTGAGTAAGCGAAAAAGCCCAGCAGCAGATACTTTAAGCTGCGCAGAGGATAATCGAGAAATTTCGGCATACGGAGTTTTTTCTTAAACAGTTTTTGAGTTATCTTTTCTCCAAAATCGCCGACCAGTTCCGAGATGAAACCAACCGGGCATAACCAGCTGCAGAACGCTTTACCGAACACGAGCGATACGAAAACTATACCCAGAAAAATGAAAAGGCCTGCCGGATGAGCATAATGAATGTGGCCGGTAATGATTGTGTAATACAGGCTCATCATAGAGCTGATTGGCAGAAAACCTTCTACTCCCGGAGGCCTCTGGTAAAATGAACCGGTTCCTCCTGATTCAAGATACCCCGTGAACAGATAAAATTCTATGCCTATCCATATGCACAGCGCCGCAAAGAGGCTCTGAATTAAGAACCTGTATTTCTGCACCGGCTTTTCAGTATTTTTAATGATCTTGTTTTTCATCGCTTTGTAAATTTTTAGTTTTCTGTATTTAACTGTAACTACGTAATATTAATACCCGCTTAAGGACACCAATAAAAGAAACACCAGAGAGTATGCTAAAAATGTCATGCCTATTTTTTTGTAGCTCACTTTCAGCGGGAGTTTGAAAGTGCCGGCTATTGCATGCAGAAGCATGGGAGTGTAAGCCATAGCTATCAGCAGTTTTGAGGGAAACTCCAGCGTAAAGGTGACGAGAAGAATTACAGCTATAGCATGGTACAGCAGGTTCAGGCGGCCTATGGACAGCTTTTCCTGAAGTGTGATATTACTTTTCTTTAATGAAGAGAGCTTCATCTTCATATGCACATAAAAGGCACTTGAGCCGAAGAAGAGCACATTCAGAAGATAAAGTATCAGGCTTTGTGAAGTAAAACTATTTTCATTCAGGTATACTACTGCAGGAGCGCTTAGAGTAAGGCCTGCCATTGCAAGAAAGTCGCTCCACACGTTTTTCTTAAAGCGGAACATTATGTAGAGGCTTAAAATAAAAAATACTATGGCCGAAGCGGCAAAGATCAGGAGGCCGTATTTCCTGGAAAAAACAATCAGGGGAAGCCCTGAAAGGAGGCTTAAGGAAAAATAAACCGCAAACCAGAAGCGCGCATTTTTAAGCTTATCTGTCTTCGGCATTTTTTTGTAGCAGTGCTGCAGCATCACTTCGGCCGGGGTGTAGCTCATAAAAAGGAAGAAAATGCTTATAAAAAAGAGAACAACAGAAATACTCAGCCTGTGCGAGGCCGTTATGCCTGTAAGGACAGGTACGAACAGTACTGCCCATGATCCATGTT
The sequence above is drawn from the Ignavibacteria bacterium genome and encodes:
- a CDS encoding SCO family protein; translation: MKKTLIIILPAALLIIALTGYFTLNNSRQLASYEKVTSAVDSSKINSAVKKSGEKKSCCSEDKEEEAVGEFTDNSVYQLGSSWSNELNNKILLGDLKGHNVVLAMIFASCTYACPLIVNDMRKVEAQMPENEKTNVKFVLVSIDPERDSPKALFDYSRKQNLDLSRWELLTGNKNDVRSLAALLGFKYKKNDNGDYVHSNLISVLNKEGEVVLQHEGLNKDVQDIVSRLKAIN
- the nirK gene encoding nitrite reductase, copper-containing, encoding MRSFVNKSGIFIGVVTFALTLFSAGCGGGGSEEIQGEENAILTDAPYVPPQITRNYPTKVIVNLEVKEVVSRLADGVTYNKWTFGGKVPGKFIRVREGDLVEFHLHNHPSSTMLHNIDLHAVTGPGGGAESSNTAPGHTSVFSFKAINPGLYVYHCATPPVGLHIANGMYGLILVEPKEGLPKVDREYYVMQSEFYTQGNFGDPGLQMFDMQKAVDENPSYVVFNGEVGSLIGDKSLRADAGQTVRLFMGDGGPNLISSFHLIGEIFDEVHFQGGSLVTQKNVGTTLIPAGGTSILQFKVDVPGTYTLVDHSYFRAQSKGCVGKMVVSGAENKTIYSGKQSDEIYLGSTAKEEGSLQQAPAGTTPSGNVPVSGNQPSAANQSQAAPEDMKSLMAMGQQVFTQNCVSCHQANGHGIPNVFPPLAKSDFLMADKQRSIRVAMHGLTGPVTVNGKQYNNTMPQLSLSDQQIAAVLTYVRNSFGNKGDVVTVDEVKKVRGK
- a CDS encoding 4Fe-4S binding protein — encoded protein: MKNKIIKNTEKPVQKYRFLIQSLFAALCIWIGIEFYLFTGYLESGGTGSFYQRPPGVEGFLPISSMMSLYYTIITGHIHYAHPAGLFIFLGIVFVSLVFGKAFCSWLCPVGFISELVGDFGEKITQKLFKKKLRMPKFLDYPLRSLKYLLLGFFAYSIFFIMSEIAIKAFLDSPYNIVADIKMYYFFADISRFSLIVIGSLLVLSVFIRNFWCRYLCPYGALLGLLSFLSPHKIKRNPVSCIDCGKCARVCPSGIKVDKVITVISDECSSCLSCVDACPVADTLEVKSLITKRTVRKKYIAAAIVAVFMIVTAVGILTGHWQNNISKEEYLMLYQNMNTYGHPTGVDETHRFNEEAGHNYNQGQGK
- a CDS encoding formylglycine-generating enzyme family protein, giving the protein MLTAKETPSPQKTSMVLIKGGRYTPFWKDSKSLVPVRVKPFYMDRTPVTNGEFLKFVKANPKWQRSKVKRIFAGPTYLRHWKSDLEIGPDADPNSPVTNVSWFAAKAYAEWKGKRLPSIAEWEFVALSGQKPGNEKKLNQKILEWYLTPKPERPSDVGLGRPDRYGVYDMHGLVFEWVDDFNGILAGGLGGDGDESNLFCGSGVVNSSDPANYAAFLRFAFRNGLKASYTLYDLGFRCVKDAK
- a CDS encoding YwiC-like family protein — encoded protein: MKPVVTREHGSWAVLFVPVLTGITASHRLSISVVLFFISIFFLFMSYTPAEVMLQHCYKKMPKTDKLKNARFWFAVYFSLSLLSGLPLIVFSRKYGLLIFAASAIVFFILSLYIMFRFKKNVWSDFLAMAGLTLSAPAVVYLNENSFTSQSLILYLLNVLFFGSSAFYVHMKMKLSSLKKSNITLQEKLSIGRLNLLYHAIAVILLVTFTLEFPSKLLIAMAYTPMLLHAIAGTFKLPLKVSYKKIGMTFLAYSLVFLLLVSLSGY
- a CDS encoding hemerythrin domain-containing protein, giving the protein MTGTLTNLMKEHERALVQMTFLIDAASRIYKQGFSNEDMNVIRGSVDYIAADFHNHCENEERKIYPGLKSYVSDFSLQSFKDEHRQITQSLELLKQLMPGVNENPAYGGLALELKTKAREFAHLFSNHIQKENDCFYLMAKDILPQKTLTQIFKNWKQK
- a CDS encoding hemerythrin domain-containing protein, which encodes MPRSKSLVPLSHDHHHALKLAQMLKKDAPRLESVPESPQEKARRALEFYESDLVVHFAAEEKVLYPFVKGKDTILDGLFKEIMEEHKKIRHLVESLLQDETGLEEKLDTLGRFLEGHIRKEERELFPRIQEVFSEDELNELNGKIKAVR
- a CDS encoding class I SAM-dependent methyltransferase, whose translation is MTRQKNETFFDNISSFYDGMISFKTALERRKSVLSKFINDSMHTAADLGSGSGLDSVSIALSGLGVTAFDQSEGMLDKARSNASDFGLDVQFVKSSIDKINKKFYNRFDVAFSLGNTLANLSPEKLPEALGKIRLILNEKGTAVLQVLNYSQILKENNRIINITEMNDEVYVRFYDFLPERLNFNILKFKKDKPSERSLYTTSLYPHTKEVFQKLLKEAGFRKIKFYGSLGLQKFEKFTSKDLIITAVK